A genomic stretch from Bosea sp. F3-2 includes:
- a CDS encoding peptide ABC transporter ATP-binding protein codes for MSNLVIEARELTQTYPVKQGFFRPPAQLQAVNKVSFSVEAGRTLAVVGESGCGKSTLARMATLIETPTSGNLTLDGLDAVNPPASERKRLRRTVQLVFQNPYGSLNPRKKVGTILEEPLLINTDLSKAERTEKARAMMAKVGLRPEHYNRYPHMFSGGQRQRIAIARALILSPKLLVADEPVSALDISIQAQVLNLLADLQEELKLAYLFISHDLSVVRHIAHDVMVMYLGNAIEHGPKERIYARPLHPYTQALLASTPRVGGGKRDRIVLRGELPSPLNPPKGCVFSTRCPYVTDRCRTERPEKREVDGRQVACHYAEDFLAKAA; via the coding sequence ATGAGCAACCTTGTCATCGAAGCCCGCGAGCTGACGCAGACCTACCCGGTCAAGCAGGGCTTTTTCCGCCCGCCGGCACAACTGCAGGCGGTGAACAAAGTGTCCTTCTCCGTCGAGGCCGGCCGCACCCTCGCTGTGGTCGGCGAATCCGGTTGCGGAAAGTCGACGCTGGCGCGCATGGCGACGCTGATCGAGACGCCGACCTCGGGCAATCTGACCCTCGACGGGCTCGACGCCGTCAACCCGCCAGCCAGCGAACGCAAGCGCCTGCGCCGCACGGTGCAGCTCGTGTTCCAGAACCCCTATGGCTCGCTCAACCCGCGCAAGAAGGTCGGCACGATCCTCGAGGAGCCGCTGCTGATCAACACCGACCTCTCCAAGGCCGAGCGCACCGAGAAGGCGCGCGCGATGATGGCCAAGGTCGGCCTGCGCCCCGAGCACTACAACCGCTATCCGCACATGTTCTCGGGCGGCCAGCGCCAGCGCATCGCGATCGCCCGCGCGCTGATCCTCTCGCCCAAGCTGCTGGTGGCGGACGAGCCGGTCTCGGCGCTCGACATCTCGATCCAGGCACAGGTGCTGAACCTGCTGGCCGATCTGCAGGAAGAGCTGAAGCTCGCCTATCTCTTCATCTCGCACGACCTCAGCGTCGTCCGGCACATCGCCCATGACGTGATGGTGATGTATCTCGGCAATGCCATCGAGCACGGCCCGAAGGAGCGCATCTACGCCCGCCCGCTGCATCCCTATACCCAGGCGCTGCTCGCCTCGACGCCGCGCGTCGGCGGCGGCAAGCGCGATCGCATCGTGCTGCGCGGCGAATTGCCCTCGCCGCTCAACCCGCCGAAAGGCTGCGTCTTCTCGACACGCTGCCCCTATGTCACCGACCGCTGCCGGACGGAGCGCCCGGAGAAGCGCGAGGTCGACGGCCGGCAGGTCGCTTGCCACTACGCCGAGGACTTCCTCGCCAAGGCGGCGTGA
- a CDS encoding ABC transporter substrate-binding protein produces MSVRARSFALTLGLSAFLLPAVASAQALVVCSEASPDFLNPQFSSQNTAYDVAAQIYERLTATERGGSQIIPSLAESWTISDDALTYTFKLRKGVKWHASKTFTPTREFNADDVVFSFERMFDANSPYNKVGSGNYQFFSEIVKPSLKSIEKVDDYTVKLTLTKPNAPLLSALSVEPMSILSAEYAAAMLKAGTPEQIDFAPIGTGPFSLLSYQKDAIIRFKAVPEHWTKAVGNRDRMALVNDLIFVITPDAAVRFAKVRSGECQIARYPNPGDLPAMKTEPTVNLLQGSIADQSFLAFNQQKKPFGDKRVREALAYATNIAAIIDAVYQGTGNPAAAAVPPSLWSHHADLKPRPYDPEKAKALLAEAGYPNGFETVLWAIPVVRAYMPNGRRAAELIQADWARIGVKATIQTFEWGEYLKRGRAGEHEVGMFGYTWDYPDPSQILLSGWTCEGVKTGANRARWCNQEASDALAKANTITDQGERTKLYKRFQELFHEDVAGLLFANAQAFTPVRKEVKDYKIHFFGGQPFYGVSIAK; encoded by the coding sequence ATGTCCGTTCGTGCCCGCTCCTTCGCTCTGACGCTGGGGCTGAGTGCCTTTTTGCTGCCTGCCGTCGCCAGCGCCCAGGCGCTCGTCGTCTGCTCCGAAGCCAGCCCCGATTTCCTGAACCCGCAATTCAGCAGCCAGAACACCGCTTATGACGTGGCGGCGCAGATCTATGAGCGGCTGACGGCGACGGAACGCGGTGGCTCGCAGATCATCCCGAGCCTCGCCGAGTCGTGGACGATCTCCGATGACGCGCTGACCTACACCTTCAAGCTGCGCAAGGGCGTGAAGTGGCACGCCAGCAAGACCTTCACGCCGACGCGCGAGTTCAACGCCGACGACGTGGTCTTCTCCTTCGAGCGGATGTTCGATGCGAACAGCCCATACAACAAGGTCGGCAGCGGCAATTACCAGTTCTTCAGCGAGATCGTGAAGCCGAGCCTGAAGTCGATCGAGAAGGTCGACGACTACACGGTCAAGCTGACGCTGACCAAGCCGAACGCGCCGCTGCTTTCCGCGCTCTCCGTCGAGCCGATGTCGATCCTCTCTGCGGAGTATGCGGCCGCGATGCTGAAGGCCGGCACGCCGGAGCAGATCGATTTCGCGCCGATCGGCACCGGTCCCTTCTCGCTGCTCTCCTACCAGAAGGACGCGATCATCCGCTTCAAGGCGGTGCCGGAGCACTGGACCAAGGCCGTCGGCAACCGCGACCGCATGGCGCTGGTCAACGACCTGATCTTCGTGATCACGCCCGATGCCGCCGTGCGCTTCGCCAAGGTGCGCTCGGGCGAATGCCAGATCGCGCGCTACCCCAATCCCGGTGACCTGCCGGCGATGAAGACCGAGCCCACCGTCAACCTGCTGCAGGGCAGCATCGCCGACCAGAGCTTCCTCGCCTTCAATCAGCAGAAAAAGCCGTTTGGCGACAAGCGGGTGCGCGAGGCGCTGGCCTATGCCACCAACATCGCCGCCATCATCGACGCGGTCTATCAGGGCACCGGCAACCCCGCGGCTGCTGCGGTTCCGCCCTCGCTCTGGTCGCATCACGCCGACCTCAAGCCGCGCCCCTATGATCCGGAGAAGGCCAAGGCGCTGCTGGCCGAAGCGGGATATCCGAACGGTTTCGAGACGGTGCTATGGGCGATTCCCGTCGTGCGCGCCTATATGCCGAACGGCCGGCGCGCAGCCGAGCTGATCCAGGCCGACTGGGCCAGGATCGGCGTCAAGGCGACGATCCAGACCTTCGAATGGGGCGAGTACCTCAAGCGCGGCCGGGCCGGCGAGCACGAGGTCGGCATGTTCGGCTACACCTGGGATTATCCCGACCCGAGCCAGATCCTGCTCTCGGGCTGGACCTGCGAGGGCGTGAAGACCGGCGCCAACCGAGCCCGCTGGTGCAACCAGGAAGCGTCCGACGCGCTGGCCAAGGCCAACACCATCACCGATCAGGGCGAACGCACCAAGCTCTACAAGCGTTTCCAGGAGCTGTTCCACGAGGATGTCGCGGGGTTGCTCTTCGCCAATGCGCAGGCTTTCACGCCGGTGCGCAAGGAAGTGAAGGACTACAAGATCCACTTCTTCGGCGGACAGCCGTTCTACGGTGTATCGATCGCCAAGTGA
- a CDS encoding ABC transporter ATP-binding protein, whose protein sequence is MPLLEIENLSVEFPTSQGTLRAVDRIDLTLDEGEVLGVVGESGSGKSVTMLALMGLVGYPGRVRADRLRFDGRDLLTMSARERRQLTGKDVAMIFQEPSTSLNPCFTIGFQLAETLRKHERMDGKAAKRRAIELLEQVGIPAPESRLKAFPHQLSGGMNQRVMIAMAIACNPRLLIADEPTTALDVTIQAQILELLMTLQRERGMALVLITHNMGVVAETAQRIMVMYAGQIMEERKVDALFADPQHPYSAALLAALPERSEHASRLATIPGMVPGLNDRPKGCLFSPRCAYATEHSRNVQPELRPWADGRVRCHYPLGDPQRDAERARDESRLTTEVTR, encoded by the coding sequence ATGCCCCTGCTCGAGATCGAAAACCTCAGCGTCGAGTTCCCCACCTCGCAGGGAACTCTGCGCGCCGTCGACCGCATCGACCTTACCCTCGACGAGGGCGAGGTGCTCGGCGTGGTCGGCGAATCCGGCTCCGGCAAGAGCGTCACCATGCTCGCGCTGATGGGCCTCGTCGGCTATCCCGGCCGCGTCCGCGCCGACAGGCTGCGCTTCGACGGCCGCGACCTCCTCACCATGTCCGCCCGCGAGCGCCGCCAGCTCACCGGCAAGGACGTGGCGATGATCTTCCAGGAGCCGAGCACCAGCCTCAATCCCTGCTTCACCATCGGCTTCCAGCTCGCCGAGACGCTGCGCAAGCACGAGCGGATGGACGGCAAGGCCGCCAAGCGCCGGGCGATCGAGCTGCTGGAGCAGGTCGGCATCCCCGCACCGGAAAGCCGCCTCAAGGCCTTTCCGCACCAGCTCTCGGGCGGCATGAACCAGCGCGTGATGATCGCGATGGCGATCGCCTGCAATCCGCGCCTGCTGATCGCCGACGAGCCGACGACGGCGCTCGACGTCACCATCCAGGCGCAGATCCTCGAATTGCTGATGACGCTGCAGCGCGAGCGCGGCATGGCACTCGTCCTGATCACTCACAATATGGGCGTCGTCGCCGAGACGGCGCAGCGCATCATGGTGATGTATGCCGGGCAGATCATGGAGGAGCGCAAGGTCGACGCGCTCTTCGCCGATCCGCAGCATCCCTATTCCGCCGCACTGCTCGCCGCCCTGCCGGAGCGCAGCGAGCATGCAAGCCGTCTCGCCACCATCCCCGGCATGGTGCCGGGTCTGAACGACCGGCCGAAGGGCTGCCTGTTCAGCCCACGTTGCGCCTATGCGACGGAGCACTCCCGCAACGTCCAGCCGGAGCTGCGGCCTTGGGCCGACGGGCGCGTGCGTTGCCATTATCCGCTCGGTGATCCGCAGCGCGACGCCGAACGGGCTCGCGATGAGAGCCGCCTGACGACGGAGGTGACACGATGA
- the pepT gene encoding peptidase T: MSLAAKLTERFLRYVAIESQSDAQATSLPTTPGQQRLAALLAEELRTLGLADIVIDDHATVTARKPGTRPGAPRIGFIAHLDTVDVGLSPVIRPQILRFEGQDLCLNREQDIWLRVAENPQIKPWVGADVIVGDGTSVLGADNKAAIAAIVTLLAELSPQDVHGDILVAFVPDEEIGLRGAKALDLSRFACDFAYTIDACELGEVVIENFNAAQGEISFTGVSAHPMSAKGVLVNPLLMAMDFIAAFDRAETPENTEGREGYFWFSDIAAGQSEARLKVMIREFDKARFEQRKRRIGEVAELIAQRYPRGRVSSLVTDTYGNIHDSLGDDRRSVDLLFAALDALKIEPKLIPMRGGTDGAALSARGLPTPNFFTGGCNFHSRFEFLPVPAFVKSYETARMICRLAAERD, from the coding sequence ATGTCCCTAGCAGCGAAACTGACGGAGCGCTTCCTGCGCTACGTCGCGATCGAGAGCCAAAGCGATGCGCAGGCCACGAGCCTGCCCACAACGCCCGGACAGCAGCGCCTCGCCGCTCTCCTCGCTGAGGAACTCCGCACCCTCGGCCTCGCCGACATCGTCATCGACGACCACGCCACCGTCACCGCGCGCAAGCCCGGCACACGGCCGGGCGCGCCGCGCATCGGCTTCATCGCCCATCTCGACACGGTCGATGTCGGGCTCTCGCCGGTGATCCGCCCGCAGATCCTGCGCTTCGAGGGGCAGGATCTCTGCCTCAATCGCGAGCAGGACATCTGGCTGCGCGTCGCGGAAAACCCGCAGATCAAGCCCTGGGTCGGCGCAGACGTCATCGTTGGAGACGGCACCAGCGTGCTCGGCGCCGACAACAAGGCCGCCATCGCCGCCATCGTGACGCTTCTGGCAGAACTCAGTCCCCAAGACGTCCATGGCGACATCCTCGTCGCCTTCGTCCCCGACGAAGAGATCGGCCTGCGCGGCGCCAAAGCGCTCGACCTCTCCCGCTTCGCTTGCGACTTCGCCTACACGATCGACGCCTGCGAGCTGGGTGAAGTCGTCATCGAGAACTTCAATGCCGCCCAGGGCGAGATCAGCTTCACCGGCGTCAGCGCCCATCCGATGTCGGCCAAGGGCGTGCTGGTCAATCCGCTGCTGATGGCGATGGATTTCATCGCCGCGTTCGACCGTGCCGAGACGCCGGAGAACACCGAAGGGCGCGAGGGCTATTTCTGGTTCAGCGACATCGCCGCGGGCCAGAGCGAGGCCAGGCTGAAAGTGATGATCCGTGAGTTCGACAAGGCCCGGTTCGAACAGCGCAAGCGTCGCATCGGCGAGGTCGCGGAGCTGATCGCGCAGCGCTACCCGAGGGGGCGGGTCTCGTCGCTGGTCACCGATACCTACGGCAACATCCACGACAGCCTGGGCGATGATCGCCGCTCCGTCGATCTGCTTTTCGCGGCGCTCGACGCGCTGAAGATCGAACCGAAGCTGATTCCGATGCGCGGCGGCACGGATGGCGCGGCGCTCTCCGCGCGCGGGCTGCCGACGCCGAACTTCTTCACCGGCGGCTGCAATTTTCATTCGCGCTTCGAATTTCTGCCCGTGCCGGCCTTCGTGAAATCCTACGAAACCGCTCGCATGATCTGCCGGCTCGCGGCGGAGCGTGACTGA
- a CDS encoding ABC transporter permease subunit, whose protein sequence is MSAETLEAPAVAAPSGTPPHPAREFWTYFSANRGAVAGLVVIVLVLLCALFAPLIAPHEPNLTNNAVFLKPPFWQEGGSLSYPLGTDAIGRDILSRLLYGARLSLVIGIAVVALAIVVGIVLGLIAGYFKGIADIAIMRLMDILMTMPSLLLAIVIVAILGPGLMNAMLAVAIVVLPHYVRITRAAVITEASKDYVIAAKVSGAQTVRLLFSEILPNCAAPLIVQATLGVSTAILDAAALGFLGLGAQPPTPEWGTMLADAREFVLRAWWVVTFPGLAILITVLAFNLLGDGLRDALDPKLKR, encoded by the coding sequence ATGAGCGCAGAAACCCTCGAAGCCCCAGCAGTCGCCGCGCCGAGTGGCACGCCGCCCCATCCGGCGCGCGAGTTCTGGACCTATTTCAGCGCCAATCGCGGCGCCGTTGCGGGCCTGGTCGTCATCGTGCTGGTGCTGCTCTGCGCACTCTTCGCGCCGCTGATCGCACCGCATGAGCCGAACCTGACCAACAACGCGGTCTTCCTGAAGCCGCCGTTCTGGCAGGAGGGCGGCTCGCTCTCCTACCCGCTGGGCACCGATGCCATCGGCCGCGACATCCTCTCGCGCCTGCTCTACGGCGCGCGGCTCTCCCTGGTGATCGGCATCGCGGTCGTGGCGCTCGCCATCGTCGTCGGCATCGTGCTCGGGCTGATCGCCGGCTACTTCAAGGGCATCGCCGATATCGCGATCATGCGGCTGATGGACATCCTGATGACGATGCCGAGCCTGCTGCTCGCCATCGTCATCGTCGCCATCCTCGGCCCCGGCCTGATGAACGCCATGCTCGCCGTCGCCATCGTCGTGCTGCCGCATTATGTCCGCATCACGCGCGCCGCCGTCATCACCGAGGCCAGCAAGGACTATGTCATCGCCGCAAAGGTCAGCGGCGCGCAGACGGTCCGGCTGCTGTTCTCCGAGATCCTGCCGAACTGCGCCGCCCCGCTCATCGTCCAGGCGACGCTCGGTGTCTCGACCGCGATCCTCGACGCCGCCGCGCTCGGCTTCCTCGGCCTCGGCGCCCAGCCACCGACGCCCGAATGGGGCACGATGCTCGCCGACGCCCGCGAATTCGTGCTGCGCGCCTGGTGGGTCGTCACCTTCCCGGGCCTCGCCATCCTCATCACCGTCCTCGCCTTCAACCTTCTCGGTGACGGTCTGCGCGATGCGCTCGACCCCAAACTGAAGCGCTGA
- a CDS encoding GntR family transcriptional regulator, which translates to MSETAADFPRITRRTLHDEVLERVRDMIIEGLLAPGQRINEGLVGAQLGVSRTPLREAIKTLASEGLVEILPAKGAVVRKFSARDLADILEVIKSLEQLGGRIACAQASDATIEAIHKMHREMLALYATRDRLDYFKLNQAIHSAIVAASGNAVLLEMHTTLQSRIKRLRFVGNEGPEKWAGAVAEHEEMMAALLKRDADALSEAIGRHMDTTLVRVREVL; encoded by the coding sequence ATGAGCGAGACCGCGGCCGATTTCCCCCGGATCACGCGGCGGACCTTGCATGACGAGGTCCTTGAGCGTGTGCGCGACATGATCATCGAGGGGCTGCTCGCCCCCGGTCAGCGCATCAACGAGGGGCTTGTCGGCGCGCAGCTCGGCGTCTCGCGGACGCCCCTGCGCGAAGCGATCAAGACGCTCGCTAGCGAGGGGCTCGTCGAGATTCTGCCGGCCAAGGGCGCCGTAGTCCGCAAGTTCTCGGCGCGCGACCTCGCCGATATCCTCGAAGTCATCAAGAGCCTGGAGCAGCTCGGCGGCCGCATCGCCTGTGCCCAGGCCAGCGACGCCACGATCGAAGCGATCCACAAGATGCACCGGGAGATGCTGGCGCTCTATGCGACGCGCGACCGGCTCGACTATTTCAAGCTGAACCAGGCCATTCACAGCGCCATCGTCGCGGCCTCCGGCAATGCGGTGCTGCTGGAGATGCACACCACGCTGCAGTCGCGCATCAAGCGGTTGCGCTTCGTCGGCAATGAAGGCCCCGAGAAATGGGCGGGCGCCGTCGCCGAGCACGAGGAGATGATGGCGGCGCTGCTCAAGCGCGACGCCGACGCTCTCTCCGAGGCGATCGGCCGCCATATGGATACCACCTTGGTGAGGGTGCGCGAGGTGCTCTAG
- a CDS encoding ABC transporter permease subunit, producing the protein MLRFIFTRLSLVIPTFIGITLLAFFLVRLVPGDPIETMAGERGIDAARHAQLLTEYGLDRPLLVQYGKYIERVVQGDLGKSIVTRENVLTEFSQLFPATIELALCAILIALIIGLPAGIIAAVKRNSIFDHGVMGISLTGYSMPIFWWGLLLILLFSVQLGITPVSGRIAVQYFIEPVTGFLTIDSLLAGDIDAFWSALSHLILPAIVLGTVPLAVIARMTRSAMLEVLGEDYIRTARAKGMAPIRVVALHALRNALIPVVTVIGLQVGTLFTGAILTETIFSWPGVGKWLIEAISRRDYPVLQGGTLLLGMVVMSVNLFVDLLYGLINPRIRHAK; encoded by the coding sequence ATGCTGCGCTTCATCTTCACCCGGCTGAGCCTGGTCATCCCGACCTTCATCGGCATCACGCTGCTGGCCTTCTTCCTGGTGCGGCTCGTGCCGGGCGACCCGATCGAGACCATGGCCGGCGAGCGCGGCATCGACGCGGCCCGCCATGCCCAGCTCCTCACGGAATACGGCCTCGACCGGCCGCTGCTCGTCCAATACGGCAAATATATCGAGCGTGTCGTGCAGGGCGATCTCGGCAAGTCGATCGTGACGCGCGAGAACGTACTGACCGAATTCAGCCAGCTCTTCCCGGCCACCATCGAGCTCGCGCTCTGCGCCATCCTGATCGCGCTCATCATCGGTCTGCCGGCCGGCATCATCGCGGCGGTGAAGCGGAATTCGATCTTCGACCATGGCGTGATGGGCATCTCGCTGACCGGCTATTCCATGCCGATCTTCTGGTGGGGCCTGCTGCTGATCCTGCTGTTCTCGGTGCAGCTTGGCATCACCCCGGTCTCGGGCCGCATCGCGGTGCAGTACTTCATCGAGCCGGTCACCGGCTTCCTCACCATCGACAGCCTGCTTGCCGGCGACATCGACGCCTTTTGGTCGGCGCTCTCCCACCTCATCCTGCCGGCGATCGTGCTCGGCACCGTGCCGCTCGCGGTCATCGCCCGCATGACGCGTTCGGCGATGCTCGAGGTGCTCGGCGAGGACTATATCCGCACGGCGCGGGCCAAGGGCATGGCGCCGATCCGCGTCGTCGCGCTGCATGCGCTGCGCAATGCGCTGATCCCGGTCGTCACCGTCATCGGCCTGCAGGTCGGCACGCTCTTCACCGGCGCGATCCTGACCGAGACGATCTTCTCCTGGCCCGGCGTCGGCAAATGGCTGATCGAGGCGATCAGCCGGCGCGACTACCCGGTCCTGCAAGGCGGAACCCTGCTGCTGGGAATGGTCGTGATGAGCGTCAACCTCTTCGTCGACCTGCTCTACGGCCTGATCAACCCGCGCATCAGGCATGCCAAATGA
- a CDS encoding ABC transporter substrate-binding protein gives MKKILLATLSASALMAAQPLMAKTLVYCSEGSPENFAPSVNTTGTSFDANTQIYDTIVQFERGGTKVQPALAEKWDISPDGLTYTFHLRKGVKWHSNKTFKPLRDFNADDVMFMIERQWKEDHPFFKVTSSNHSYFNDMGMPKLLKSVEKVDDYTVKFTLNQPEAPFLSDLAMQYASVQSKEYADAMLKAGTPEKLDQDPIGTGAFYLVQYQKDAIIRYKAFPEYWAGKAKIDDLVFAITPDASVRWAKLQKGECHVMPYPNPADLDAMKKDANVQILEQPGLNIGYLAYNTTKRPFDDVKVRRAVNKAINKKAIIDAVYLSSGIAAVNPIPPSMWSYNETIKDDPYDPEAAKKELAEAGYPNGLEIDLWAMPVQRPYNPNAKRIAELMQADLAKVGVKAEIKSFEWGEYRKRMQAGEHQTGMLGWTGDNGDPDNFLHTLLGCDSAKTNGSNVAKFCYKPFEDLVVKAKTVTDQAEREKLYRQAQVVFKEQSPWFTIAHAVQLKPVRKEVKDFKLSPFSRHVFYGVDIGN, from the coding sequence ATGAAGAAAATTCTGTTAGCGACGCTGTCGGCCTCGGCGCTGATGGCGGCGCAGCCCCTCATGGCGAAGACGCTGGTCTATTGCTCCGAGGGCAGCCCTGAGAACTTCGCGCCGAGCGTGAACACGACCGGCACCTCCTTCGACGCGAACACCCAGATCTACGACACCATCGTCCAGTTCGAGCGTGGCGGCACCAAGGTCCAGCCAGCGCTCGCCGAGAAATGGGACATCTCGCCGGACGGCCTGACCTACACCTTCCACCTGCGCAAGGGCGTGAAGTGGCATTCGAACAAGACCTTCAAGCCCTTGCGCGACTTCAACGCCGACGACGTCATGTTCATGATCGAGCGGCAGTGGAAGGAAGACCACCCGTTCTTCAAGGTGACGAGTTCGAACCACTCCTACTTCAACGACATGGGCATGCCCAAGCTCTTGAAGTCGGTCGAGAAGGTCGATGACTACACGGTGAAGTTCACGCTGAACCAGCCGGAGGCGCCGTTCCTCTCCGACCTCGCCATGCAGTACGCCAGCGTGCAGTCGAAGGAATATGCCGATGCGATGCTGAAGGCGGGGACGCCCGAGAAGCTCGATCAGGACCCGATCGGCACCGGCGCGTTCTATCTGGTGCAGTACCAGAAGGACGCGATCATCCGCTACAAGGCCTTCCCGGAGTACTGGGCCGGCAAGGCCAAGATCGACGACCTCGTCTTCGCGATCACGCCGGACGCCTCGGTGCGCTGGGCCAAGCTGCAGAAGGGCGAATGCCATGTCATGCCCTATCCGAACCCGGCCGATCTCGACGCGATGAAGAAGGACGCCAATGTCCAGATCCTAGAGCAACCGGGTCTGAACATCGGCTACCTCGCCTACAACACCACCAAGAGGCCCTTCGACGACGTCAAGGTGCGCCGCGCCGTCAACAAGGCGATCAACAAGAAGGCGATCATCGACGCGGTCTATCTCTCCAGCGGCATTGCTGCGGTGAACCCGATCCCCCCGTCGATGTGGTCCTACAACGAGACCATCAAGGACGACCCCTATGATCCGGAGGCGGCCAAAAAGGAGCTGGCCGAGGCCGGCTATCCGAACGGGCTCGAGATCGATCTCTGGGCGATGCCGGTGCAGCGCCCCTACAACCCGAATGCCAAGCGCATCGCCGAGCTGATGCAGGCGGACCTCGCCAAGGTCGGCGTCAAGGCCGAGATCAAGAGCTTCGAATGGGGCGAGTACCGCAAGCGTATGCAGGCGGGCGAGCACCAGACGGGCATGCTCGGCTGGACCGGCGACAACGGCGATCCGGACAACTTCCTGCACACGCTGCTGGGCTGCGACTCCGCCAAGACCAACGGCTCGAACGTGGCCAAGTTCTGCTACAAGCCGTTCGAGGATCTGGTCGTGAAGGCGAAGACCGTCACCGACCAGGCCGAGCGCGAGAAGCTCTACCGGCAGGCGCAGGTGGTGTTCAAGGAGCAGTCGCCCTGGTTCACCATCGCGCATGCGGTGCAGCTGAAGCCCGTCCGCAAGGAAGTGAAGGACTTCAAGCTCTCGCCGTTCAGCCGCCACGTCTTCTACGGCGTCGACATCGGCAACTGA
- a CDS encoding flagellar biosynthesis protein FlgA, producing MNFHAHYAGITEPVETCLVGSGSFGRSYLAQSRRTRLVNARIAVDMTAEAAGRAFTAAGFAPTEIALCETAAEARMAWDSGKCVAAASLDIVLGLPFQLLVEATGSPEAATHHSLAAIDAKHHVALVSKEADSVVGPGLARLAREKGVVVTPVDGDQPSLLIALASWAEVLGLEIIAAGKSSEYDFVLDAAAGNVTCNGVTRSLPALREHWLPGSRSIVANAAERARVLGEAFPLRAVPDLCEMTLVANALGFSADTAGFHAPSARIPELADLFAERSEGGLMSGTRRIDVFHHLRLKEEASFAGGVFIVVRCDNAETWEMLAGKGHVVSRSGRTAALYLPRHLLGVEVATSILDAAGLGRSGYGEDYRPRQDLVAVAQRDLPAGTVLKMGGHHHSIDGIGAEVRPAATLADNRPAPFYLVADRPLARAVKAGEAIRLGDVEIAEDSGLLAMRHRQDALFAAV from the coding sequence ATGAATTTCCACGCGCATTACGCCGGGATCACCGAACCGGTCGAAACCTGCCTCGTTGGCAGCGGCAGCTTCGGCCGCAGCTATCTGGCGCAGTCGCGCCGCACGCGGCTGGTCAATGCGCGCATCGCCGTGGACATGACCGCGGAGGCCGCTGGGCGTGCGTTCACGGCCGCCGGCTTTGCGCCTACCGAGATCGCCCTTTGCGAGACGGCAGCCGAGGCGCGTATGGCGTGGGACAGCGGCAAATGCGTCGCGGCGGCCAGCCTCGACATCGTCCTCGGGCTGCCCTTCCAGCTCCTCGTCGAAGCGACCGGCAGCCCGGAAGCGGCGACCCACCACAGCCTCGCGGCGATCGATGCCAAGCATCATGTCGCGCTGGTCTCAAAGGAGGCCGACAGCGTCGTCGGGCCGGGGCTCGCGCGCCTTGCCCGCGAGAAGGGTGTGGTGGTGACGCCGGTCGACGGCGACCAGCCGAGCCTGCTGATTGCGCTGGCGAGCTGGGCCGAGGTGCTCGGCCTCGAAATCATCGCGGCCGGCAAGTCGAGCGAATACGACTTCGTCCTCGACGCAGCTGCAGGCAATGTCACCTGCAATGGCGTAACCCGCTCGCTGCCGGCGCTGCGCGAGCATTGGCTGCCCGGCTCGCGCTCGATCGTCGCCAACGCGGCGGAACGCGCGCGCGTTCTCGGCGAGGCCTTCCCGCTGCGAGCTGTGCCCGATCTCTGCGAGATGACGCTGGTCGCCAACGCGCTCGGCTTCTCGGCCGATACCGCCGGCTTCCACGCGCCGTCGGCGCGCATCCCGGAGCTCGCCGACCTCTTTGCAGAGCGCAGCGAAGGCGGGCTGATGAGCGGAACGCGCCGCATCGACGTCTTCCACCATCTGCGGCTCAAGGAAGAGGCAAGCTTTGCCGGCGGCGTCTTCATCGTCGTGCGCTGCGACAATGCCGAAACCTGGGAGATGCTCGCCGGCAAAGGCCATGTCGTCAGCCGCAGCGGCCGGACGGCGGCGCTCTATCTGCCGCGCCACCTGCTGGGCGTGGAAGTCGCCACCTCCATCCTCGACGCCGCCGGCCTCGGCCGCTCCGGCTATGGCGAGGATTATCGGCCGCGGCAGGATCTCGTCGCGGTGGCCCAGCGCGATCTCCCAGCCGGCACGGTGCTGAAAATGGGCGGGCATCATCACAGCATCGACGGCATCGGAGCCGAGGTGCGCCCCGCTGCCACCCTCGCGGACAACCGCCCTGCCCCGTTCTATCTCGTCGCCGACCGGCCGCTCGCGCGCGCCGTCAAGGCCGGCGAGGCGATCCGGCTCGGCGATGTCGAGATCGCCGAGGATTCCGGCCTGCTGGCGATGCGCCACCGCCAGGACGCGCTCTTCGCCGCCGTTTGA